TGTGAGGAAAAGCAGCCCGGCAGGAGAGCAGGCCACCTTTGCGTTTTGCGCAAAAACAGGATGTACATTCACGGAGGAACCAATCTGACCGAAGAAAAATCagatttttactttttcgatttggagagaaaaaaatggttcgAGGTGGTGCCACGCGGGGAGGAAGTCCCCTCCAAGAGGTACGGCCACTGCGGAGtggtaataaaaaacaagCTGTACATCTATGGGGGGTTCACAAAAACGCTCAGTGGGAACTCCCTCCACAACGATCTATTTGAATATGACTTTGTGGAGAACACCTGGAGGCAGGTCTTCACCATTGGAGATTTGATTTACCTAAAACGGTGCCTCAATGGAAAGCAGCAGGGTTGTCTCGCTTTTGTGAAGTTGCTTTTGATGAGAAGCTACTACGAGGGTGTCGCCGAAAAACCGTTTAGTAGCGCCGAACGGGTGGTAAGTGGCGCCCGCCCTGGGGACTGGacccaaaagggaggagaagaaaggCTACCCAATGGGGAGACAAACAACGCCGCTAAGTCTGCCCCTCTTGAGGAAGACCCACATGGGAAGAAGCTGCATGCAAACTTCATACACATCGAAGAAACACCCCTTTACGGGGAAGCAATCATCCCGCAGAACATTTTCCGAAACAAGTGCCTCTACTTTGATGGCTCTCTGTACCTCCTCGGGGGGTGCGGGCTGAACAATCATttagaaaaaagggaggagagCAACTTTTTCATTCACTATGAAAGTgtctttaaaatgaaaattggCCAACCGTATGACCGCTACTTTGCACATTACTTATCCCACGTGGatggttttttttgggaCCTCATAGCGAAGGAGGAGATGAAGCTACACCAGTGGGTACAGCGGGGAGGGAACTTAAAAGAGGACACCGCTTCTCAGCATCTGCCAAACTCGCACAACGACTTTGATGATTTGTGGAGTCAACTGAATGGACAGAATGAGACCTGCTTACCCTCGGGAGAGGACGCGTGCCCAAAGGATGCACCGTTtgttattaacaaaattgaccatatgttgggaaaaaattccacGGGGTTGCCgtcgggggggggcacaccaACAGAAGGGAAGCCGGGGTCCTCAGCACAGCCTGGAGAATCTCTGCCTGGAGGAGTACCTCCTGACGGAGCACTTCCCGACGTCGCACCGCCCAACTGCGCGGACAACTCGGGCGAGACAAACTTGGGGAACTCCCTTTCGCTCTgccaggggaaaaaaatgctccaGCTGCTAACCTGGCTGGTCGAGCTATACCACAGTGGTGTCTGCGCGGATGAAATGGCCACCGCTAGCGCAAGAGGGCAGTGGTGTGTGTCTAACCTTTTGCTGGAAGAGAGGCCTGCTGGGGGGCGAGATGCGGACTCCGGCTCGCCTGGCTTGTTCGCGGAAGGAGGGGCAGACCAGGTTGGCACGTTTAAGGTGAGCACTTTTAAGGTAAACCCTTTTGAGGCGAACCCTTTTGAGGCGACCCCTTTTAACACTTGCGGCGAGGGGGAAAGCCGCCTACCGGAAAAGAAACAGGGGGAGCCGCGCCCCGCCGCCGACCAGGAGGCCACAAATGATTACATAGAGGACGCACAGGGGGTGAGACCCCACCGCACAGAAGAAGGTACTAAAGAAGTAGGTCTAAATGGAGAGCGTCTCCAAGAAAGTAACTTGCCGTCCGATCAGTCTGGAAAACGGGACATCCGCAGATGCAGTGCACCCCTTGACGAAGCATCGAAAGTTGACTCTCTGGAGGGTTGCCCCGTTGGAGAGCTCCCCACAGCCAGGAGTGATGCTAACCATGACGACCACAACGATGATGgtgagaaaaaggaaaggaacgAAATACAGCCAAGTGGTCACTACCGAgaggggggtgaagaaggcgTGGGGTATGTCCCCCCCGGGGAAATCCACAACGAGAATGGCCAACATGTGAGTGATGAAAAGGGTCTGCGTTTTGGCGGaggcggcaaagggggagaggcagaCGAAGGAGGAGAGGCAGACGGAAGGGGAGAGGCGAACTCCTCCCCACAGCACCTCATCGGCCGCCCCCATCTCCCCACAGACCCCCCCAACAACAACCACATATACCTAAACATGGAGAAGTCCATCATCTATAATTACCTCGAACAGTTTAGCAGCCTGACCGACGACAGGTATtctattaaaatgaaaatcagGAGAAacgaaatttataaattgaTATACACCTACACAAAGAGTGTGGAGATTCAAAACAGCGTGTGTTTTAAGATGCTGGAGGAGTTGGAAGGACAGGCTAGACAGCTGCTCGCTGAGAAGGAACATCCTACCGATGGAAAGACCCAAAGGGGAAGTGATGCACATCGATTGGGGACAactgaaggggaagaacccaATGGATATCCCCACCTCCCATTTAGTGAAGACACCTTTGAGTCACTGCAAAATGAACACGGgcagttgaaaaaaaaaatgaagtacttCTGCGATATGGCCCATATGTACtccataaaaattaacaagcTAATTTTGTACATTCGCATTTTGGAGCAGAAGTACGAGTACGTGATGAACTGCCTGCTCAAGCTGAAGTCTGTTCTGTTCCGGGGCGCGGCGAAGCGTTTGGGGGAGCACTCCGGTGCGCTTCTTGCGGATCACTCGGGTGGGCTTATTGCAGACCATTTAGCGGCCCACTCGGGTGCGCCTCTTGCGGACCACCTGGGGAGATTCTTCGCGGAGGACACCTTCTTCGTGCATGAGCAGAATGCCAACTCGTCGAGCTGCGACTATGGGAAGCGCGCAGATGATGGTGGCCAAAATGGCGGCCAGCTCAACTTGGGGACTTACCTCTGAAGGCGCCCCTGTGAGATGATAACCCGTGAGATGATAACCCGTGAGATGATAACCCGTGAGATGATAACCCGTGAGATGATAACCTGTGAGATGATAACCCGTGAGATGATAACCTGTGAGATGATAACCTGTGAGACGTGGCTTTGTTCTCCTCAAGTGGGCTATTCATCGGCAGAGGGGCGGTCAGACAGCCGCTCAACCGGGTAACCGCTCAACCGGCAACCGCGCGAACGTTATGAAGGCACACACTTCCATGCGACAACGCCCCACGCGTGTCTTTTCCCTATGCGAGAATTGAATGTGCTCCCCATGCACACACCCCTTGTTCAAGTGCCCCATGGGAAGCCCAAAATATTCGGAGCACTCCCATTCCGGGGACCGCTACCCCCAAGGGTATCACTGATTGATGTAGAAACGaagtgatcattttttttcaccgaGAGAATATCCCCCTTAATCAGCGCAActgcgtttaaaaaaaaaaaaaaaaattcgaaaatatttgcatCCCGCGTTGCCCCCCTTTCTCCACATTCCCGCGCGCTTAGAAGGGCGTTTTGTTCCTTGTGGGATGGGCCACATcgccacatttttgtttaaccagaggggggggtagcggttAGCAGTTATCCGTTACCGCTTAGCTGTGGGGaggcatttttctttttgcccATTAGCTGAGCACCCCGCGCGTGTGCTTCGCCTTCCCAAGATATATACCCTCATTTATGCGGCTCACAAGTCGgcacgtattttttttttcacccacCCATCCATGAGAGTTtaagcatatgtacatgcgttTGCAAGACTTGCGGGCGATCTGATCCTTCCCGCTTCTCACGTCGTAACGTACAAATTAGACACTGCCCGGactgggggggaggaaaaaaaaaaagaataaaagaaaataaaggcaCATTTTGGTGAGTAGCTTAGGTTATGCGAGACATACACATAGGCGGTGCACACAGGGGGGTACGTCCATGGGATGATAAAATGAAAGTAGAGCTAACTGCCATCTGTGAATGGGCAGGATTATACAAGTGAGGAGTGACCAACGGGTCTAAAGCTTTGACTACGCTgatgttaaaaaggggagtgaGTCTTGGGGACCACTTTACGAAAACTTCCCCTTTGAAGTGGTACGAAGTGGCATTCCGCAGCAGGGAGAGGGGGGTAGTGGTGATACGTAGCTGGggaatttcttcaaatgggTGACTTCTACAAAGGGAGATGAGAACTACTCGCGATGGGCTGACCAGATCACCTTGTTTACCCCGTCACCTCATCTCATTTATGTTGTGCTCCTTCCCCTATCCTTTTTGACGTCGAGTAGGCCGCCGTACAATCGTGCAGCCACAGCATGGGGACTTTGTGGCGCCGCCTCTGGTCCTCattgtttaaaaaatcttCCAAGTTATGCTGcaatgggggggaggcaaaaggaggaattttttacaatttaattatctttctttttatttaccccCACTTTGGGATAACTTTGCACACAGCGTTGAATCGCCTTCTCATATGTGCCCAATTTGTAACCTGCCCGATCATCTCCAAATCGCTCTGCAGAAGGTacagggaaaggaaaaaattcagctcctcctttttctgtttCAAGAGGGGGTGAAGTGTGCACGTGTGGGTGTGCATGTACGGACAAGTGGGTACGCATATGCATTGAGGCGAGACATCCCTTGGGGGATACACCCCTTAGCAGAGCATTCTGTCTGTTACCAGCTCTGCGAAGTGTGAGCTGCACCTGGGAGTTATTTCCTGCGGCGTTAAGGGAGGGTGAACGGGGAGCAAGTCGCCATGTGGGAAGTCACAATATGAGAAACAGCGCCGAGTAGGCTACATATAGGGGGGAGTGCCTCCCTCTGCGCGCTTGCCATGCCTCGCCACTGCTCGTGGCTGCCACTCGTTTACCCAAGTTGCAAAGTTAAAGGGGGCTTTGTCCCCGCAGGCCCATTTGCTCATCCTGTTTCGGCTGCCCAAATTTTTGTAGCTCTGCGCCTTGGAAAGTCTTTTCCCGATCGGCTTCTCTTTGTACTCGTAGCAGAAGTTGTCACTGTTCACGCTGCAGGGGGGCAAAAGGTGAGAAGTGGTGATAAAATGGTGAGCAaagggtggaaaaaaaaaggggaagaactgTCACGCAAAATGGGTCTTTTTCTTACGCactcattttccccctcgaaCAGTATAAACTGCCCGGCTGGCGACTGTTCCTCCATGTCTCCCCTGGCAGTTTTATAGCTTTGAGTTAAGGAGCAGTTGCGAGGAATTATAAAACTCCTTCCACATTATTTGTCCTCCCTTTTTATCGCGCTTGTTCGGGACTGAAACGTCTACAACGGTGTGTCTCCAGTTGGTTATAATTCACCTCAacagttgtaaaaaaaaaaattattttccagctagccaaaatgatggcacaaaaaaaaaaaaaaaaaaaaaaaatagctaaaaggtaagcaaataaattagcaaaaaaatggaagcaaatatataaatgcccAAATGGACGAGTAGCCAACTGGACGAAGGAACAAAGTTTAACTCGCGCGGGGGGCTCCCCTACAAGGTGAAGCGGCATGCACGCTGCAGCAAATGGcctcataaaaatgcaaactgGCGCAAAATGGCACACTCTGCCAAATGCCCGTTGGGTTATCCTCGCATGGCCCTATGGCAGCTCCGAGCGGCGCACAAAACGCACGCGTGTGGAAGGCGCATCCCCatgaacggaaaaaataatgaagtgGACgtgttaattttaaaaaattcatcaccAATTTTGCGTTCGCCGAGTTTTCCAAGCTGGCAAATACAACGCAACACCCGCACATCCTACCGCTCACACGTTATCACAATATGAGGAGCGGCTCAGAATATGTCGGGGGCGTCCGTGAAGAGGCCCTTCTCCTTGGCGACCCAGTACTCATTGTTGAAGAGGTACATATCCCTGTCCTTATAAATGGGGTCCTTGTGCTTGTAAAACCATTTTGGCTTGTAGGAGTCTTTCTTCCCGGCGTACTTCTTCGAGTTGGCTCTTTGTTTGTTTTCAAGTCTCTGTTTTTCACTCATGGCAATTTCAATATTTCCATTTTCGTAACTCCTCTGATCGGGCCTGAATCTGCTATCCGTGCAGGCAATAGCCGCCCCCTTGGATGGATCATATTCGGGAGTTATTTCGTTCAATTCCACGGTCATATTGTTAAACCCGTAGTACAGTTCACTATGTTTCGGCCGTTTGGGTGCCTtccacacacacaccccGTTCAGGGCATCCACCTGATTTTCATAAAACTGCCAGTCAACGTTGCTAATAAATTCATTCAAAGTATTTCTATTAAAGTGATTAATATTTTCCGATCCATCGGCATTGAAAAAGTATGAGCCATattcctgtttttttaaatgctttACATATGCTATGTTAATTTCTTGAGACCATTTTccgtatatataaaaaattacatttttataccGATCACATACGACTGCTCTTACTTTGTGAATTTCTTTATCAAACCATCCCTTGCGAATGTAGCTGACGATGGAGAAGTCTCCATTGTTATGGTTTCTTATGAGGATGTTCCCATGCAGCTCTACCCATAACTTGCCAAAAATGATGTTGTGGATTATCATGTTCGCTCTTTGGTACGTGTAATGTTCGTGGCCGTACTCGGGGGGGTCTACATCAGGCAAAGGGGCACTTCTCTGTGGAGTGCCTTTAGGTGGATTGGCCCCCTCACCGATGACGTGCGCACTGTGTGTATCGCTGCCCTGactgttcctttttgtcgAGGCGCAGGTCCTCACTTCACATTCGTCCAGGTTGACCTCCCctgaggaagcaaaaatatgattCTTATCCAAAGGAGAACACTCGTTCTTTTGAGTTTGTACCCCCCCGGTTGGAgaactcccccccttctggtACCGAAGGATGAGGTGACTGGACCCTGGGATGGTGACTTCGACTGACTTCCCCAAAATCTGCACATTGACGGTGATGCTGGCAAAGTTTCTCATGTACTCATTGTGGCAGTGGTATGCTGTGATAGGGGGGTGGTGCACTACCTGCTCAGATACGAAGAAGAATTTCCTGTGCGTCAGCTCATACGTTTCGCCTAACAAAGGATTGAACGGCTTAAACGTTCGACCGATGACGGAAGCGTAGGGAGATATGGTAAAGGCCGTCACGTAGGCAAGCCTACTAGTGCTTTCCACTTCTCTGGAGGCGCGCTGGAGAAGATACACGTATTGGAAATCTTCGGCCAgtctttgcaaaaatgaggagggcTCGTTCAGGTAAATGGGCATCCCTATGCGGGATAGATCCTTCCCGATGCAGTCCTTCAACAGGGACCACATGCTAATTTTTATGTCCGTTCGGGGGCTCGGCAGTTTGGTCCTCCTCTTAATTTTGCTGTCTGTGTATATATCGATTCGGCTGAAATTTAGCGAcgttatgtttttttccgtGCACAGCTGGGTTAGGTGCAGGTCGTCCTGCACTTCGCGCGTCAAGTCGGTTTCGTCCACCTCATTGGTGTGACTATCCAATGGGGCTGCGCTCCCTTCTGTGTATGCGTCCTCCTGGTGCTCCCCCATCGGTTCGCCCCTTTCCGCTTCATTTGTTTGAACTGTTGATGGGTGGATGGGAGGCCCTTCCGGGGAAGgcgcttcttcttcctcctgcttctccccctcttcgGGTGGCCCTCCACCGGGAAGCCGTTTCGCGAAGGCTCCCCCAGAGTTGGCATCCCCCCGTTGTGCCCCTCCCGGTGTATCCTTCCCCTGCACCGCGTCTCCAGAGGgctcatttttctccccgcAAAATGACTCATCATCACAGTCGAAAAACATGtcctcattttcttcctcctcactcTCCTGATCATTTACATACAAGTTAAATTTTTCGAAGTGATTTTTCACCTTATCCTGTAAGTCATTAAAACCCTTTTTGTCTTGCGATTTCTCCAAGAAATAATTTTGCTTGGCTAGCAGTTTCAAAGATTTGTTCATACACTTCGACTGGatgttttcctccttcaagAGCATCTCCGTGCAGCTGATGTATTTCTCAATGACAGCGTCCATGCAGTCGATCGAGTTGGACAGTTGGTAGAGGAGAGGCCCCACTCGATCATAACTCAGTTTGTAGTTGGCCTCCAATTTgattttcctcaaaatggaaTTCGCTTCATTAAGTtgcgaattttttattaagtcTCTGGTAATCTCCTTCAAAGACACGATATTTTCCATCAGACAGAGGGTCGGGCTTTTGTCTTCAAAATCGGTGGAGCTGATGAACACTTCATCTAAGTTGATGTTTTTCATTCCCTGCGTTTTGGAAGTCCCCTCCGATTGGTCCAGGGTGACGCAGGATGAAGCTTTGTCTAGCTTTCCCGTCCGTTCTGCCCTCCCCGAGGGGTATCGACACAAGGTGGGATCCCCACTGCTATAGCTGTGCAccccccgcttctccccccctgccgAGCTGACCGTCCGACTCTTACACAACTCATTGGTGTTCTTTATAATGTTCCATATAAACTCCGAATTCGTAGATAAGTTAAAATTGTTCACGTCTATGCACCCCTTCTTGTTGTGTCTCCCGTGCAGGTAATTCAGTTGggcctttttaaaagaaatataccATTTGTGTTTGTCTTCTGGGAAATCCGCCTTCAAGTAGAGGACGCCCTGCTCAGTGGTATCAATTTCAAAGTGCAGCGGGTCATCTGGGCACACTTTAATTTTGCAATGCGTCAGGCCAAAGGTCTCCTTCGTAGGGGAGAATTTATCTATGGAGTATCTTAGGATCCCATTTTCCAACACGAAGTATCTGGGCCTGTAACTGCCGATGATGTTGGTCCACTTGTTTAGCCACCCCTCGTGAATTATCCTCTTGTCTCTGTTGTAGCTGTGGGAgtgccctccccccccattttgagcGCCGCCGCTGTGACCGCCTCGGGACTCTTCTGCGCTGTGGCTGCCCCGGGGCTCTTCCGCGCTGGTGCTCGCCAGCGAGTTCTTTCTGTCGCTGAACAGCTTCAGGTTCAGGTACTTCCCGCCCAGCATGGTGCTGTGGATGGGCCGTGCGGGGGTGCACTGCGTTTGGCTCGTCACTTCGCCGAGACTCCACTTTGCAACTTCGCTACTTCGTTGCTTCTCCACttcacccctcccccccctcggaCCTTCCCTCACACTTTGCCAGCGGCACTCACGCGCATCACTCGAAAGGAGCTGCGTGCAGCCAGCCGTTCAGCGGGTCCCCACTAGAGCAACAATATTTCgggaaatagaaaaaatcaTATGCCTCCCTTTTGCTTCCAGCGAATGGGTAAGCGGCCCCTCATCGAGTTGCGCGTGGGGAGCTATGGCTTGGGGGGGTCAACAGTTTCCCCTTGATCAGCCGCGTGATAGGAGGCGTAGCCAGGGGAGCAATCGGCTGCCTAATCAGCTGCGTAGCCAGAGGGGCAATCGGCTTCCTAATCAGCGGCGTACTCAGCTGCCTAACCAGCGGTACAAAAGCGAAGCCGCGGGGACAACGTGCACATGTAAAAGGCgtgaaaacaaaattgggcatgaaaaaagtgaagcaaCAAAGTGGGATGCGAAACTGCGGAAGAGTAACTCCTAGGCCGGTCCCTTTCTGCAATCTGCTTTGGAGCTCATCGGGAGAAGAAATGTGAACTgaagggaggaggaagatcAGCGGGGGGAAGGCGGGGAGtcgaaaaaaggggccagGAAAAATTGCCCACATATGCGCAGTATACACGCGGgcgaaaatagaaaaaaaaaaaaaaaaaactcaaacaAACAAGCAAACAAGCAAGCAAGCAAGCAAGCAAACAAACCAACAAACCAACAAACCAACAAACGTAAACACACAGAGTGACCGGtgagtgaaaaaaacaatCGCGAACGGAacaacccttttttttgtcactaCTTTTAAAATGCCAGCATGGAAGCAATTCCTTTGGAGGCCCGCAAGTGTAACTTCAAGGAAATTGGCCCAGGCGAGGCGATGCAAAGTGAGGCAAAACGTACAGGGAAGAACTCGAATTGGGGGCGTGGGACGCGGTGGGGTGCTGCACAACGGATGAAGGGGAAACCCCACCCCGCAGGGGCGACGCGGCAGCAGCTAATGTGAAAGGCGGCCTTCCCCGGGAAGCCGAACGGGAGCTCGAAGGGGGCCCAGTTTGCGCGTTgttcaaaaaaggaaaaaaaaatgatttttcttGGCTTTGTTTCGCTTTGCTTGGCGTGGCGCTCTTTTCCAAGCCATCGAGTTCATCCCACGCGTAGTGGACCATCGGCGGGTCTTCTTAACCGGCCCTATTGAACGGCGTGCCCCGTGTTGCAACTTAAAAATGGCCCCTTCCCATCACCGCGTCCGTCACCACGGAaactgcaaaggggaagaaccccccctttgccgcaaCCTTTTGCCATCACGCGAAATGGCATGGATACACATCTTTACAACTCAGCCAACGCGCAAAcatcttccccattttgacaaaaaagggaaaaaaaaaaaaattaataaaacaaCTGTTAATGGGGCCTGGTTGGAAAATGTAGTCCCGTCCCCGCCTCACCCCAGCTGCTTTGAGGCGGTGAAACGGGGGATACACAGCACGATCAAATTTGCGTGTCTTAATTGGAGACGCGAGGGGGTACTTAAGCCAACATGTGTTCGTTTGCACATGCGTGTGgcaatatacatatatataggtacatatgtacatacgtatatacacACCTGTACAGCGTTGCCGTTAGGGAGATATGCTCACCCGGTGGGCGAGGGGGCGCGGGCGCCGGGAGCGAGCGGATCCCTTAAAGCCGTTTTTCAAAACGGACTTGGGCTGATGCCCCTTCGCAAGAATGACTCGGCGGTAAGTCTTGGTGAGCCGCCTGTACCGATTCGATGCCGTCCTGACGTAAAAGAAATTGGGGCATATTTGGGACAGGCGACTTGCGCAGGTATTTTTATTCTcccgaattttttttattttacagtacataaaaaggaagaaaaaaaaaaaaatgatcaacgATGGGATGATAGCTGCTACGAAGAGAACAACATAGTGGTATTTGAAATGCC
The DNA window shown above is from Plasmodium vivax chromosome 9, whole genome shotgun sequence and carries:
- a CDS encoding hypothetical protein (encoded by transcript PVX_092190A) produces the protein MEEQSPAGQFILFEGENDVNSDNFCYEYKEKPIGKRLSKAQSYKNLGSRNRMSKWACGDKAPFNFATWEITPRCSSHFAELSDLEMIGQHNLEDFLNNEDQRRRHKVPMLWLHDCTAAYSTSKRIGEGAQHK
- a CDS encoding oxysterol-binding protein/PH domain containing protein (encoded by transcript PVX_092195A) codes for the protein MLGGKYLNLKLFSDRKNSLASTSAEEPRGSHSAEESRGGHSGGAQNGGGGHSHSYNRDKRIIHEGWLNKWTNIIGSYRPRYFVLENGILRYSIDKFSPTKETFGLTHCKIKVCPDDPLHFEIDTTEQGVLYLKADFPEDKHKWYISFKKAQLNYLHGRHNKKGCIDVNNFNLSTNSEFIWNIIKNTNELCKSRTVSSAGGEKRGVHSYSSGDPTLCRYPSGRAERTGKLDKASSCVTLDQSEGTSKTQGMKNINLDEVFISSTDFEDKSPTLCLMENIVSLKEITRDLIKNSQLNEANSILRKIKLEANYKLSYDRVGPLLYQLSNSIDCMDAVIEKYISCTEMLLKEENIQSKCMNKSLKLLAKQNYFLEKSQDKKGFNDLQDKVKNHFEKFNLYVNDQESEEEENEDMFFDCDDESFCGEKNEPSGDAVQGKDTPGGAQRGDANSGGAFAKRLPGGGPPEEGEKQEEEEAPSPEGPPIHPSTVQTNEAERGEPMGEHQEDAYTEGSAAPLDSHTNEVDETDLTREVQDDLHLTQLCTEKNITSLNFSRIDIYTDSKIKRRTKLPSPRTDIKISMWSLLKDCIGKDLSRIGMPIYLNEPSSFLQRLAEDFQYVYLLQRASREVESTSRLAYVTAFTISPYASVIGRTFKPFNPLLGETYELTHRKFFFVSEQVVHHPPITAYHCHNEYMRNFASITVNVQILGKSVEVTIPGSSHLILRYQKGGSSPTGGVQTQKNECSPLDKNHIFASSGEVNLDECEVRTCASTKRNSQGSDTHSAHVIGEGANPPKGTPQRSAPLPDVDPPEYGHEHYTYQRANMIIHNIIFGKLWVELHGNILIRNHNNGDFSIVSYIRKGWFDKEIHKVRAVVCDRYKNVIFYIYGKWSQEINIAYVKHLKKQEYGSYFFNADGSENINHFNRNTLNEFISNVDWQFYENQVDALNGVCVWKAPKRPKHSELYYGFNNMTVELNEITPEYDPSKGAAIACTDSRFRPDQRSYENGNIEIAMSEKQRLENKQRANSKKYAGKKDSYKPKWFYKHKDPIYKDRDMYLFNNEYWVAKEKGLFTDAPDIF